Proteins from one Paenibacillus amylolyticus genomic window:
- a CDS encoding carbohydrate-binding protein, giving the protein MNQAVRFRPVITFALAFLLLLSWFAPRADAAAQWQAGTSYKKGDLVTYQNKDYECIQAHTALTGWEPSVVPALWKYVGEGSGGVTPTPDTSPPSVPVGLTSSSITGTSVSLSWNASTDNVGVAGYEVYRNGVLVTSTSTTTVVVTGLTASTTYAFTVKAKDTAGNISAASTSLSVTTSNGSSNPGPTGSKWLIGYWHNFDNGSTNIRLRNVSTAYDVINVSFAEPISHGSGTLAFTPYNATVAEFKSDIAYLQSQGKKVLLSMGEPTGPLSSPTRPRDSSSRIH; this is encoded by the coding sequence TTGAATCAAGCTGTTCGATTCCGCCCGGTCATTACATTTGCTTTGGCGTTTCTTCTCCTTCTTTCGTGGTTTGCACCGAGAGCCGATGCCGCCGCCCAGTGGCAGGCAGGCACCTCATACAAGAAGGGAGACCTCGTAACATATCAAAATAAAGATTATGAGTGTATTCAAGCCCATACGGCGTTGACCGGATGGGAACCCTCTGTTGTGCCCGCATTGTGGAAATACGTCGGCGAAGGTTCGGGAGGCGTAACGCCAACGCCAGATACGTCGCCCCCTTCTGTTCCTGTGGGTCTGACCTCATCCTCCATCACGGGCACCTCCGTTAGTCTTTCCTGGAATGCATCCACAGATAATGTGGGCGTAGCGGGATACGAGGTGTACCGGAACGGCGTTCTTGTGACAAGTACTTCAACTACAACGGTTGTAGTCACGGGACTGACAGCAAGCACGACCTATGCATTTACCGTAAAAGCCAAAGATACCGCAGGCAATATATCTGCTGCGAGCACTTCCCTCAGTGTAACAACTTCCAACGGTTCTTCTAATCCTGGGCCAACCGGCAGCAAATGGCTGATCGGTTACTGGCACAACTTCGATAATGGTTCAACGAATATCAGACTTCGTAATGTATCAACAGCCTATGACGTCATTAATGTCTCCTTTGCCGAACCGATTTCACATGGCAGTGGGACGCTTGCTTTTACGCCATACAATGCGACGGTAGCCGAATTCAAATCCGATATTGCCTATCTGCAAAGCCAAGGGAAAAAAGTACTGCTTTCCATGGGGGAGCCAACGGGACCATTGAGCTCACCGACGCGACCAAGAGACAGCAGTTCGAGGATTCATTAA
- a CDS encoding chitinase — MELTDATKRQQFEDSLKSIISTYGFNGLDIDLEGSSLSLNAGDTDFRSPTTPKIVNLIQGVKAVKSHFGANFILTAAPETAYVQGGYLSYGGPWGAYLPVIHALNNDLTLLHVQHYNTGSMVGLDGRSYAQGTADFHVAMAEMLLQGFHVGGSSGPFFSALRPDQIAIGVPASQQAAGGGYTTPADLQKALNYLIKGVSYGGSYTLRQPAGYTGIKGIMTWSINWDAYTNNQFSSAHRPFLNGLSTQTTKEVVIR, encoded by the coding sequence ATTGAGCTCACCGACGCGACCAAGAGACAGCAGTTCGAGGATTCATTAAAATCAATCATTTCCACCTACGGTTTCAATGGTCTGGATATCGATCTGGAGGGAAGCTCCCTGTCTCTAAATGCTGGGGATACCGATTTTCGTAGTCCAACTACACCGAAAATTGTTAACCTCATCCAAGGTGTGAAAGCGGTTAAGTCACACTTCGGCGCCAACTTCATCCTGACGGCTGCGCCGGAGACGGCCTATGTACAGGGTGGATATCTAAGCTACGGCGGTCCTTGGGGAGCATACCTGCCAGTCATCCATGCTTTGAATAATGATCTAACTCTGCTTCATGTACAGCACTATAATACGGGCTCCATGGTGGGTCTGGATGGGCGCTCTTACGCCCAAGGAACAGCTGATTTCCATGTGGCTATGGCTGAGATGCTTCTTCAGGGCTTTCATGTAGGCGGCAGCTCCGGTCCTTTCTTTAGTGCCTTGCGACCGGACCAGATTGCCATCGGCGTACCGGCCTCCCAGCAGGCCGCCGGAGGCGGGTATACCACGCCAGCCGATCTGCAGAAGGCGTTGAATTACCTGATCAAAGGAGTGTCGTACGGCGGTTCCTATACTTTGCGCCAACCTGCGGGCTACACCGGGATAAAAGGAATTATGACCTGGTCAATCAACTGGGACGCATATACGAATAACCAGTTTTCAAGCGCACATCGTCCGTTCCTGAACGGGCTGAGTACGCAAACGACAAAGGAGGTTGTGATTAGATGA
- a CDS encoding glycoside hydrolase family 18 protein encodes MIHFNKRTAFKKTATFLLGLSLLLSVIIPSFVLQPATAAAADSYKIVGYYPSWAAYGRNYNVTDIDPSKVTHINYAFADICWNGIHGNPDPSGPNPVTWTCQNEKSQTINVPNGTIVLGDPWIDTGKTFAGDTWDQPIAGNINQLNKLKQINPNLKTIISVGGWTWSNRFSDVAATAATREVFANSAVDFLRKYNFDGVDLDWEYPVSGGLDGNSKRPEDKQNYTLLLSKIREKLDAAGAVDGKKYLLTIASGASTTYAANTELANIASIVDWINIMTYDFNGAWQKVSAHNAPLNYDPAASAAGCRMPIHLMWLPEHKDI; translated from the coding sequence ATGATACATTTTAATAAACGCACTGCTTTCAAGAAGACTGCAACATTTTTACTGGGTCTGTCCCTGCTCTTATCCGTCATTATTCCTTCTTTTGTGCTCCAACCCGCTACAGCAGCAGCAGCGGATTCTTATAAAATTGTTGGTTACTACCCGTCCTGGGCTGCGTACGGGAGAAATTATAATGTAACGGATATCGACCCGTCCAAAGTCACGCATATCAACTACGCGTTTGCCGATATATGCTGGAACGGAATTCATGGGAATCCCGATCCTTCGGGCCCTAATCCGGTGACCTGGACGTGCCAGAATGAAAAGAGCCAGACAATCAATGTACCGAATGGAACAATCGTGCTTGGCGATCCATGGATTGATACCGGCAAGACATTTGCTGGGGATACGTGGGATCAGCCCATTGCAGGCAATATCAATCAGCTGAACAAGCTGAAACAAATCAATCCTAATCTGAAGACAATCATCTCTGTGGGAGGATGGACGTGGTCCAACCGCTTCTCTGATGTAGCTGCGACTGCTGCAACGCGAGAGGTATTTGCGAACTCTGCCGTCGACTTCCTGCGCAAATACAATTTTGACGGGGTGGATCTGGACTGGGAGTATCCGGTATCAGGCGGACTTGATGGTAACAGCAAACGTCCAGAGGATAAGCAAAATTACACGCTGCTTCTGAGCAAAATCCGTGAGAAGCTGGATGCTGCCGGAGCTGTGGACGGCAAGAAGTACCTGCTTACGATTGCAAGCGGTGCATCGACGACCTATGCTGCGAATACAGAGCTTGCCAACATAGCTTCCATCGTCGATTGGATTAACATTATGACATACGATTTTAACGGGGCTTGGCAAAAAGTCAGCGCGCATAACGCGCCGTTAAACTATGACCCTGCGGCATCAGCTGCTGGGTGCCGGATGCCAATACATTTAATGTGGCTACCGGAGCACAAGGACATTTGA
- a CDS encoding glycosyl hydrolase family 18 protein, which translates to MATGAQGHLNAGVPAAKLVLGVPFYGRGWDGCAQAGNGQYQTCTGGSSVGTWEAGSFDFYDLETNYINKNGYTRYWNDTAKVPYLYNATNKRFISYDDAESIGYKTAYIKSKGLGGAMFWELSGDRNKTLQNKLKADLPTGGTVPPADTTAPSVPGNARSTGVTATSVTLAWNASTDNVGVTGYNVYNGANLATSVTGTTATISGLTAGTSYTFTIKAKDAAGNLSAASNAVTVSTSTQPGGDTQAPTAPTNLVSTAQTVSSITLSWAASTDNVGVTGYDVYNGTALATSVTGTTATISGLAADTSYTFTVKAKDAAGNGSAASNAVTVKTAAGTTNPGVSAWQANTAYTVGQLVTYNGKTCKCLQAHTSLPGWEPSNVPALWQVQ; encoded by the coding sequence GTGGCTACCGGAGCACAAGGACATTTGAATGCTGGCGTGCCGGCCGCCAAACTTGTGCTTGGTGTTCCATTCTATGGCCGCGGCTGGGATGGATGCGCACAGGCGGGCAATGGCCAATATCAGACCTGCACGGGAGGTTCTTCCGTTGGAACATGGGAAGCGGGTTCCTTTGACTTCTATGATCTGGAGACCAATTACATTAACAAAAACGGGTACACACGTTACTGGAATGATACAGCTAAGGTGCCATATCTCTATAATGCGACCAACAAGCGATTTATTAGCTATGACGATGCGGAGTCGATTGGATATAAAACGGCTTATATCAAGAGCAAAGGACTCGGCGGTGCGATGTTCTGGGAGCTTAGCGGTGACCGGAACAAAACACTCCAAAATAAACTGAAAGCCGACCTGCCTACCGGAGGTACAGTGCCTCCAGCAGATACGACGGCGCCAAGCGTACCCGGAAATGCCCGCTCAACAGGTGTGACGGCTACCTCGGTGACACTGGCTTGGAATGCTTCAACAGATAATGTGGGTGTTACCGGGTATAACGTCTACAATGGTGCGAATCTTGCGACATCCGTCACAGGAACGACAGCAACGATCAGTGGACTTACCGCAGGTACTTCTTATACTTTCACGATCAAAGCAAAAGATGCGGCAGGCAATCTGTCTGCGGCCAGTAATGCGGTAACCGTAAGCACTTCGACTCAGCCGGGAGGCGATACACAAGCGCCAACTGCACCGACGAACCTTGTCTCGACAGCGCAAACGGTATCCAGCATAACGCTGAGCTGGGCGGCATCCACGGATAACGTGGGTGTAACGGGTTATGATGTGTACAATGGAACGGCTCTGGCAACATCTGTCACGGGAACGACAGCAACGATCAGTGGGCTTGCTGCGGACACCTCGTATACATTTACGGTGAAAGCAAAGGATGCGGCGGGGAATGGTTCTGCTGCAAGCAATGCGGTGACTGTGAAAACGGCAGCAGGGACGACGAACCCGGGCGTTTCCGCCTGGCAGGCGAATACAGCCTATACTGTAGGACAGTTGGTCACATATAACGGCAAGACGTGTAAATGTTTGCAGGCCCATACGTCCTTGCCTGGATGGGAACCATCCAATGTTCCTGCATTGTGGCAGGTTCAATAG
- a CDS encoding aldo/keto reductase, which yields MTTAQTAQHLQSTVPLHNGVPMPWFGLGVFKVEEGSELIEAVKNAIKHGYRSIDTAAIYGNEAGVGQAIAEALQENNLKREELFVTSKVWNADLGYEETLAAFDTTLNKLGLEYLDLYLIHWPKAGKYKAAWKAIEELYAAGRIKAIGVSNFQIHHLEDLMQDAKVKPMINQVEYHPRLTQVELKAFCEKHGIQLEAWSPLMQGQLLDNPVLTAIASAKGKSVAQVILRWDLQNGVITIPKSTKENRIIENSSIFDFELSNEEMDQISALNEDVRVGPDPDNFDF from the coding sequence ATGACAACAGCACAAACCGCGCAACATTTACAATCCACAGTACCTCTGCATAACGGTGTTCCTATGCCTTGGTTCGGACTTGGTGTATTTAAGGTAGAAGAAGGATCCGAATTAATTGAAGCCGTGAAAAATGCGATTAAACATGGCTACCGCAGTATCGATACTGCTGCAATATACGGCAATGAAGCTGGTGTTGGCCAGGCAATTGCCGAAGCTCTGCAAGAGAACAACCTGAAGCGCGAAGAACTGTTCGTGACATCCAAAGTATGGAATGCTGACCTCGGATATGAAGAGACGCTTGCTGCCTTTGATACGACATTGAACAAACTGGGGCTGGAATACCTGGACCTGTATCTGATTCACTGGCCTAAGGCAGGCAAATACAAAGCAGCCTGGAAAGCAATCGAGGAGCTGTACGCAGCAGGCCGCATTAAGGCTATTGGCGTAAGCAACTTCCAGATTCACCATCTCGAAGACCTGATGCAGGATGCCAAAGTGAAACCGATGATCAATCAGGTGGAATATCACCCTCGCCTGACCCAGGTTGAGCTTAAGGCTTTCTGCGAAAAGCATGGTATTCAGCTCGAAGCCTGGTCCCCTCTGATGCAAGGCCAGCTGTTGGACAATCCGGTACTCACGGCGATTGCTTCAGCCAAAGGCAAATCGGTTGCACAAGTCATCCTGCGTTGGGATCTGCAAAATGGGGTCATTACCATTCCGAAGTCCACCAAGGAAAACCGGATTATTGAGAATTCCTCCATCTTCGACTTTGAACTTTCCAATGAAGAGATGGATCAGATCAGTGCCCTGAACGAAGATGTACGTGTTGGACCTGACCCGGACAACTTCGATTTCTAA
- a CDS encoding winged helix-turn-helix transcriptional regulator has product MVRKKYNISVEATLEVIGGKWKCVILCHLTHGKRRTSDLKRIMPAITQKMLTQQLRELENDGIVNRIVYNQVPPKVEYELSDYGRSLEPILNALCNWGDQHIVKEYGDKSAVLEDNGLNDFNSDNRELVQP; this is encoded by the coding sequence ATGGTTAGAAAAAAATATAACATCTCAGTAGAAGCTACTCTAGAGGTGATCGGTGGCAAGTGGAAATGCGTCATTCTCTGTCATCTGACACATGGCAAAAGACGAACCAGTGATCTCAAGCGTATTATGCCCGCAATTACACAGAAAATGTTAACACAGCAATTGAGAGAGCTCGAAAATGACGGGATCGTAAACCGCATTGTATACAATCAGGTCCCTCCAAAAGTAGAATACGAATTGAGTGATTATGGGCGGAGTCTTGAACCGATTCTCAATGCGCTCTGTAATTGGGGAGATCAACATATTGTGAAGGAATATGGAGACAAATCAGCTGTGCTGGAGGATAATGGGCTCAATGATTTTAACTCTGACAATAGGGAGCTGGTGCAACCGTGA
- a CDS encoding MarR family transcriptional regulator: MKSSRYKNAQESPGYLLWQVTALWQKEVRRVLEPLELTQPQFVLLHACLWLNERDEEGKGVTQVQIAQFAKVDVNVTSQVLRALEKRGLLTRARHQTDTRANIITTTEEGTRLAVEGIHLVEESDKAFFETLDDRKEEYMEIMQEFLRQKTEG, translated from the coding sequence ATGAAAAGCTCACGGTATAAAAATGCACAAGAAAGTCCGGGATATCTGTTATGGCAAGTTACAGCGTTGTGGCAAAAGGAAGTACGGAGGGTGCTGGAGCCCCTCGAATTGACACAACCTCAGTTTGTATTGTTGCACGCCTGCTTATGGCTTAATGAACGTGATGAGGAAGGCAAAGGGGTCACTCAGGTTCAGATTGCACAATTTGCCAAAGTGGACGTTAACGTGACTTCACAGGTTCTGCGTGCTCTTGAAAAGAGAGGGTTACTGACCCGGGCTCGTCATCAGACAGATACGCGTGCCAATATTATTACAACAACCGAAGAAGGTACCCGATTGGCTGTGGAAGGAATCCATCTGGTCGAGGAATCTGACAAAGCATTCTTCGAAACGCTGGATGATCGCAAGGAAGAGTATATGGAGATTATGCAGGAGTTTCTTCGCCAGAAAACAGAGGGCTAA
- a CDS encoding LCP family protein — translation MMENSAAHLTRRKPKKPKKKWKKPLIITLSVLLVLGGLGFIYQKQLVVFAFNMFASAPIKEALDDSFKPAGDKDAPVVQHTDPFSLLLLGIDQRDNEPSRSDTIIYSVVRPEDNKVLLLSIPRDSYTEIVGRDVKSKINSAYAHGEAKMAMDTVENLLGNKVDFYAAINFNGLKDIVDAVGGVELPIKKNIENKLKSHEKLFVEANKPIYSGEEALGYVRYREDSDFNRTMRHRIFLSAFMNRALEVKNLTKIRTSSRSPDRILQPI, via the coding sequence ATGATGGAAAACAGTGCTGCACATTTAACAAGACGGAAGCCGAAGAAACCGAAGAAGAAATGGAAGAAGCCATTAATCATCACCCTGAGTGTGCTGCTTGTGCTTGGAGGACTCGGATTTATTTATCAAAAGCAACTTGTCGTGTTTGCCTTTAATATGTTCGCTTCAGCTCCAATAAAGGAAGCCTTGGATGACTCCTTCAAACCAGCTGGCGATAAGGATGCCCCTGTCGTGCAACATACGGACCCATTCTCGTTGTTGCTGCTAGGGATTGACCAACGAGATAACGAACCAAGCCGTTCGGATACGATCATCTATTCCGTCGTGCGTCCGGAAGACAATAAAGTGCTGCTGCTGTCCATTCCACGTGATTCCTATACCGAAATTGTCGGGCGGGATGTGAAGTCGAAGATCAACTCAGCGTACGCTCACGGTGAGGCCAAGATGGCGATGGATACGGTGGAGAATCTGCTCGGGAACAAAGTGGATTTCTATGCCGCAATTAACTTCAACGGGCTCAAGGACATTGTTGATGCAGTGGGCGGTGTTGAACTGCCGATCAAGAAGAACATCGAGAACAAGCTCAAGAGCCATGAGAAACTGTTCGTTGAAGCCAACAAACCGATCTATAGCGGGGAAGAAGCGCTTGGTTATGTGCGTTACCGGGAAGATTCCGATTTCAATCGGACGATGCGTCACCGGATTTTCCTAAGTGCCTTCATGAATCGTGCGCTGGAGGTCAAAAATCTGACCAAGATCCGGACGTCATCCAGATCGCCGGATCGAATTTTACAACCAATATGA
- a CDS encoding ATP-binding protein: MKPVLIFLIGSAGSGKSTIGKKLAAVHPFCYLDKDVVCNTFTGKLLEAHGYSPHERDGNTYYRDTVMDLEYETLLNVANDNLQLGRSVILDAPFVGYFSESDYINLLTAKYEWKSVIPVVLRVEVDVDVLQQRLQSRGLERDRWKLDHWDTFVQGMQANTCMWENIEVISVDNSSDEFDLSHLTALLPMSAAMSS; this comes from the coding sequence ATGAAACCTGTCCTTATTTTTTTGATCGGCTCCGCCGGATCGGGCAAGTCTACCATAGGCAAAAAACTGGCTGCTGTGCATCCATTTTGTTATCTGGATAAAGATGTTGTATGTAACACTTTTACGGGGAAGCTTTTGGAAGCACATGGCTATTCGCCTCATGAACGTGATGGTAACACCTATTACCGCGACACCGTTATGGACCTCGAATATGAGACATTGTTAAACGTGGCGAATGACAATCTGCAATTAGGTAGATCCGTCATCTTGGATGCACCATTTGTCGGTTACTTTAGCGAAAGCGATTACATTAACCTTCTGACTGCCAAATATGAGTGGAAATCTGTCATACCTGTAGTGCTGAGGGTGGAAGTAGATGTGGATGTTCTTCAACAACGGCTTCAGAGCCGTGGTTTGGAACGAGACCGGTGGAAGCTGGATCACTGGGATACCTTTGTCCAGGGAATGCAAGCTAACACATGTATGTGGGAGAATATCGAAGTCATTTCTGTAGACAACAGCTCAGATGAATTCGATCTAAGCCATCTGACTGCTCTGTTACCTATGTCAGCCGCCATGTCGTCTTAA
- a CDS encoding IclR family transcriptional regulator C-terminal domain-containing protein: protein MDDREDHLEMYCIGSAVYDQWNEPVAAISVASMYSNMTPEREEHIVQLVKEAAWKLSGQLGYSGDRLYPRTEE, encoded by the coding sequence ATTGATGACCGGGAGGACCATCTGGAGATGTATTGCATTGGCTCTGCTGTCTATGATCAGTGGAATGAGCCTGTTGCCGCAATCAGCGTTGCCAGCATGTATTCCAATATGACACCGGAACGTGAGGAGCACATTGTACAACTGGTCAAGGAAGCTGCTTGGAAGCTTTCAGGCCAACTGGGTTATAGCGGTGATCGACTGTATCCCAGGACAGAAGAGTAA
- a CDS encoding bifunctional 2-keto-4-hydroxyglutarate aldolase/2-keto-3-deoxy-6-phosphogluconate aldolase: MWRKLENMKIIAETGIVLIIRSESEEEALSVAEAAIAGGIRALEITMSVPGALDVIKVLSRKYASQGILIGAGTILDGETARAAILAGAEMLVSPQLNPDMIKVANRYQAVTVSGAFTAKEIVESLEAGADIVKLFPAESVGPQYIKAISAPLPQAAIAPTGGVTPQNVHEWLDAGCVGVGVGSYITKAAKDTGDYGRVSKAAEEFLQAVAAAR, translated from the coding sequence ATGTGGAGAAAGCTAGAAAACATGAAAATCATCGCTGAAACCGGAATTGTATTGATTATCCGTTCGGAAAGTGAAGAAGAAGCGTTGTCCGTCGCAGAAGCGGCAATTGCAGGTGGTATTCGGGCGCTCGAAATTACGATGAGTGTTCCGGGAGCTTTGGATGTAATCAAGGTGTTGTCTCGCAAATATGCATCCCAAGGCATTCTGATTGGGGCGGGCACAATACTGGATGGTGAGACAGCACGTGCAGCGATATTGGCGGGAGCTGAAATGTTGGTTAGTCCTCAGCTTAACCCAGATATGATTAAGGTAGCTAATCGCTATCAGGCGGTTACTGTCAGTGGTGCGTTCACAGCCAAGGAAATTGTGGAGAGTCTTGAAGCGGGAGCAGATATTGTGAAACTGTTCCCGGCGGAATCTGTAGGTCCGCAATATATCAAAGCGATCTCGGCCCCTCTGCCACAGGCAGCCATTGCCCCTACTGGCGGAGTGACGCCCCAAAACGTACATGAATGGCTGGATGCCGGTTGTGTAGGTGTTGGCGTTGGCAGCTATATCACCAAAGCAGCAAAAGATACTGGTGATTATGGACGAGTAAGCAAAGCCGCTGAGGAATTTTTACAGGCCGTAGCTGCGGCACGCTGA
- a CDS encoding MFS transporter, whose amino-acid sequence MATLKTSPSPASVPQAPKVGLRWGIILLLLLGAVVNYLDRSNLSIANTTIAAEFGLSSTQMGLLLSAFLWPYALANLPAGWLVDKFGPKKMFGWASGLWSIATILSAFTNTYSLLYAMRMLLGVSESPFFTSGLKVTERWFAKSERGLPTSIINTGSQIANAIAPPLLTILMLTMTWRGMFIFVGVIGLIIMLIWIKVYRDPTIAEKQMIKGPDAVVAEQGSSTDRTAAADTPKANWGSLFKHKSTWFMIIGNFGIMFTIWVYLTWLPSYLEKEQGFTLKETGWIASIPFVAGIIGVLLGGFISDFFIRKGVNVVTARKVPIVGGAILAAASVAPIPFIDSTVVSIVLLSVGYFASQLPSGVIWTLAADIAPGEQVASLGAIQNFGGFLGAALAPIVTGYILDTTGSFNNVFLLGAGLLLMGAVSYGVFLKKPIPKAIH is encoded by the coding sequence ATGGCAACCTTAAAAACATCACCGTCCCCTGCTTCGGTACCTCAAGCCCCAAAAGTGGGATTAAGGTGGGGAATTATTCTGTTATTGCTGCTGGGTGCAGTGGTTAACTATCTGGATCGATCCAACCTGAGTATTGCGAATACAACCATTGCAGCCGAATTTGGGCTGTCTTCCACACAGATGGGATTGCTGTTGTCTGCCTTCCTATGGCCTTATGCGTTAGCGAATTTGCCAGCCGGATGGCTGGTTGACAAGTTTGGTCCCAAAAAGATGTTTGGATGGGCGTCAGGACTGTGGTCCATCGCTACCATACTCAGTGCATTTACCAATACTTACTCACTGTTATATGCCATGCGGATGCTGCTTGGAGTATCCGAGTCTCCCTTCTTCACCTCCGGCTTGAAGGTGACAGAACGCTGGTTTGCCAAAAGTGAGCGCGGATTACCAACCTCGATTATCAATACAGGCTCACAGATTGCCAACGCGATTGCACCGCCGCTATTAACCATTTTGATGTTAACAATGACGTGGCGAGGTATGTTTATTTTTGTCGGTGTCATTGGTCTGATCATCATGCTCATCTGGATCAAGGTATACCGGGATCCGACTATTGCGGAGAAACAGATGATTAAAGGACCGGATGCCGTCGTTGCAGAACAGGGCTCAAGCACAGATCGGACAGCGGCAGCAGATACACCCAAAGCGAACTGGGGATCGCTGTTTAAGCATAAAAGCACCTGGTTTATGATTATCGGTAATTTCGGCATCATGTTCACAATCTGGGTGTACCTCACTTGGCTGCCGAGTTATCTGGAGAAGGAGCAGGGCTTTACGTTGAAAGAGACGGGCTGGATTGCCTCCATTCCGTTCGTAGCCGGTATTATCGGTGTACTGTTAGGCGGATTTATCTCAGACTTTTTCATTCGAAAAGGAGTCAATGTGGTCACTGCGCGGAAAGTTCCCATCGTAGGTGGCGCTATTCTGGCAGCTGCTTCGGTAGCACCCATCCCGTTCATTGACAGTACTGTGGTGAGCATTGTGCTTCTATCTGTAGGTTACTTCGCCTCCCAACTGCCATCAGGTGTCATCTGGACTCTGGCAGCAGATATTGCACCGGGTGAACAGGTAGCTTCACTTGGGGCCATCCAGAACTTTGGCGGATTTCTCGGCGCAGCGCTTGCTCCGATTGTAACCGGATACATTCTGGATACAACGGGCAGCTTCAACAATGTATTCTTGCTGGGAGCGGGTCTGCTGCTCATGGGCGCTGTCTCTTATGGCGTATTTTTGAAAAAACCAATTCCGAAAGCCATTCACTAA